The Phycodurus eques isolate BA_2022a chromosome 5, UOR_Pequ_1.1, whole genome shotgun sequence DNA segment GCTAACAAGACGTACTCTTTCTAGATAACAAAATATATCAAGTaccgactttaaaaaaaaaaattgacgcCATAGCACATTTCagttaaattaaattagaaGAATTTATTTTGTAGCCGTTTCAAACcgcttccagttgaagtttgaaGTTTGCTGACGAACtagacataaaacaaagaacacGTATTTAACACAAGTCCGCttagctcaatgctaacttATAATGGGAAACGTGGTTTTACAaaccaaaaaatgcaaatgagcaTTCAACATTAAAGAGGGGAGAactacgcaaaaaaaaaaaaaaaaaaaagaatttaagaagggggcaaatacttgtACAGGACACTGAAAATGTAGCCCAAGCCAAATTAAATCTATTTGCCAGTTTCATCACGAGGGCTGACAGTACCCCGGTGTTTCTCGTCAGATCCGCGTGGTGAACGCCTTCCGCGACAGCGTGTCCCCGTACGAGAACCTGGAGACCCCCGAGTCTCGCAGCTCCATCCACAACTTCATGAGCCACCCCGAGTTCCGCATCGACGATTCGGAGCCTCACATCCCGCTCATCGACGAGCTGGAGGCCGAAGACGACGCGCCCGCCAAGCGCAACTCCGTGCCGGTCCCCAACAACACCGCCCCAGAGCGCCCCCTACTGCCACCTCCGCTCCCTGCCCGGGCCGCGGGTTTAATCTCCGCCAACTCCGCGGGTCTGCCACCCTGTCCCGGAAGTCCTCTGCACAGCCTGGAGACCTCGCTCTGAAGCAAAAAGATCTCCTGATTGGCTCACAACCAGGAAGCAACGTTCTTTGCGTTACTCGGCGTGAACTCTCGCACGTGTGCTCTAGCGGAAGGTGATCCGTAATCAATAAGCACTTAGATATTAATGTGATGGATctgtgactttgtgtttgtagaCAGCCAGGTTGGTTGGTgatttaattgtattgttttgtgtgtttttgtaaaggaaaaaaaaagaggcttttagGTCGTGGTTTTCACTATccaaatgaaggaaaatgttccAATGCAttcttaaatgtaaaaatttgatgtaaaacacaaaacaaacatttttcttcattgaacATGTCATATTCACTGTCATTtatgatttcatttttatatatggAATATGAATTGTATATTTAGTAATGCaaaaaatggatttgaatgGAATATTTTCAGTGTATTTTcatgtgtacatttttttattcactggctgttcctttttaaataaatagctTTTCTCTGTTTTACACACGAATTCTCgagtttttaatcaaatatggTTTAAATGTCAAATTATTCTTATATGAAATAATGGTAATAATAGTTACAGCTCATTAGGTTCTGAAATTGAACAGATGAGTCTGATCATTcttaatgaggttaaaaaaaaagtaaaactttatttttaaaataggtCAAACAGATTATTTCAgtaattaaataatacattctcgttttcaattcaaatcaaatcatttttagtttagttttaagTTGTAGTtagaatttatttaattatagctaacaaattattcaataaaataaaaaccgtAGTGCACATATCTACTGGTTCAATCtactaatattttaattttcaatAAAGCAACAACCATCAACAACATGGCCTCTGCAGCCCTCTGGTGAAGAAAATTAATTTTACGTTTCGTGCTATTTGAATGACTACATTTTGGATTTGGGGAGATGAAATTTGGCAAGAATAATTATTCCATTCATATCAAAGACTGGTGTAGTGTTGTGGCTCACGTTATTAAAGAAGCCAATCCATTTTGCCAAAGAAGCGCATCTTGGCTCACCGACGTGCCTACCAGGCGGCCGAGTTGGCAGGGGCGACTTTCCCATCAAAGGCATGGATATTGACATTAATTCGTAAtctgctcatttctcaaccgtcATTTTTACGAGTTTTACTTCACGAGTTGGTCAATGCCAAGCGTGTGCTATCGATACAAAACATCCCTTGTCCCCTGTCGTTATTGTACGGCGTTGTGCGTAACTGGACCGTTATCCTTGCTCTTTCGGTGTTGAACACACATGGAACGCGATGACAACTTTGCCCCTACTAGCTTATTAGCTACAAAAGTTACGCACATAGTTATAGAAATTATCGTCGGCACTTCCTGTTTATTTCGGTGACGACACGCCAGTCCCGGTCCAATGACGTTTGGTTCCGAGCTTGCATCCGGTTGCGACGTCACTCGCCAACATGGCGGCGGATTGGAACAGAGGTAAAGTATTTGTTTTGACACGTCCGTGTCCGGAAAAGAAGGCCTACCACTGAATTCTACCGTGTTTTTAAGTTTCATTTTACGATTACTTCCATTAAGAAAAGTAGCAGTGGAACAGAGTTGTCACGTACTTATTCGTGAATTCAGACTCGAAGTTGACGAgttgcttcccccccccccccacccccccactgTGACGAATTGTATTTACGTGCCTTTAACAAacgagttttcttttttatgaaaCGTATGACGGTCAGCTTGGTAGTGTCTTATCTTCTGTGTGTCATACAACGAAGCGGTGTGTCATAGAAGGTGTAACGTGTTTGTGCTGGCAGGGCATGGCACCGTGGAGGACATGCTGGACGCCGAGAACGAGCGTCTGGCTGACAACTTGGCCACCAAAGTGTCCCGACTCAAATCTGTAAGTAAATCGTCAATAAAATacgatcatgtttttttttttttttttttttttttaaacgctttACGGCCAGAATACGATATGACTCGAGGAAtaataaaaagtagtcctccaaataattacttgactCGAGTAAGTAttgagtaaagaaaaaaaaaaaaatcaagtactgagtaactggtgagtgtgacttctgatttattatttttcaaataacataaatgtcaaacaaaaatatcaaacatgCATCTGTACATTCAGGTATTCCCTGATAATAtcactttaaaaataacaacaacaacaaaacgtttTGGTCTGGCCACTGTAAATGTTcctaaaataactttttttttattgacgctTGTGAAACAGCACAACAGACATTACATAGAAAAACTGAAGCGAgttcaaagtggagtttgaacTTGCTCCTGAAATGTGCACATTTCTAGGCAAATACAGATGACATCGCTGTACTGTGGTCATGTGACCGCCTGGCTCCATTTGATTGATTGGGAGTCGAACGTCGATAGTGGTTATGTCGGATTTGGAAAACAGTCGTGATGCGACAGCACCCGAGGCCCAAGTCTCTctgacaaaaccaaaacaaagagcGCAAGAAGTAATACGGTCCAAATAAAAGTAGCCAGCGGACTATCTGAGTGTAATTGGAGGCAAACTAACGTTTCCTCTTTACAAAAGTACTCAAGTAGAAGTAAAACATGTAGCGTTAAACTAAACTCAAGTGCGATTTATCTGCAGAGTTAAGTACTCTAAATGTAACTGAGTAAATGTAGGGCGTTTTGACTAGGTGGTGTTGAGATCGGAAATTGGTCCGATGTCGGCATATAAATGACAatcggatcggactggatctaaaagcTCCGATTTGACGACTTTTATACGAGCGGTCCATTCCATGCTCCGCTCTAGCACTTCTATCCGGATGGCGTGTGGCGCCAACGTGATCGCAACAGCtcgctaaggtgctaacatagtagcaaggagtaagagtgaatgttgcttgcttaaactttttttattgacactcgagttgaagttcactgtaaaactaaacgcatagcaaaataattacacctattaaatgttttagttactttatgtaacccattggttaataataaacgGGTCAGTTTTCTCTATACCTCTTATCgctgattattgttctatttcacttcatcaagccttttctaagattccatactacaaaatcagtcgtgtatgattattgctgatatcggatcggaACGATACCGGTTTCGGCCAAAACtgaaggctgcaatatcggtatcggatcaaagtgaaaaagttggatcgagACATCCCTAATTGTGACCTAACCTGTGTTTTGGGGGCAGTACTGATGTCATCACATTTCCAACGCTGAGGTCAATTCTTCATTATCACCACAAGCGCACAATAAATATAACGGTATTatttggaataaataaatatagtcTCATTTTATGAGCTGTATTAAGTGTGCGGAACCTTCTCTGACAGTTGGCGTACGACATCGACAGAGAAGCCGAGGATCAAAACGACTATTTGGACGGCATGGTGAGTTCAAACCTATTTTAGCCCTCGGGGTCAAACCGGCAAGTGAAGGTAAACCTGTGTTTTGACGTATTTGCTCGCCCCGCCAGGACTCCAACTTCCTGAGTACCACGGGCCTGCTGGGCGGCAGCGTGAAGCGCTTTTCCACCATGATGCGCTCGGGACGCGACAGCCGCCGCCTCATGTGCTACGTGGCCATCGGCCTGGTGGTCTTCTGCTTCCTGCTCTACTACGCCGTCTCCAGGATGCGACGCTGACCCGTTCGGCGTCTCTCGGCCGCTCCCGCCGCAAACGGCTGGTAGACTCGGGgacgaggggggaaaaaagcgagGCGGGACACGGGGGTGATCTGCAGGGGGGGGCGGCAAAGATGGCGCCTGAGCAGCAGTCGGGACTCCGAAgagactttatttatttttatttttttgtcctttgaGATTTAATAAGAACTGTGGATCTCTGGAAAAAATGTGGAATATTTTGTAAAAGACAGTGAcattaaatgtaaacattcctGCATTTGGTAAAAGACTCATTgttacatatttatttgttcttatGTTTTTAGTTCAAATCAGTCTATTTCTTATTTTCAATTCCATTCTGCTTTTGTGTAATCTTACTTTTAACTCAAAACTTAATTTTTTCCCAATAAATGGCTTTAATTACcaaattgtttcttttaaataaatattatgcATAATTGTATGTTTAATTCTGTTAACAGTATGAAATGGtccattgttttaaataaaccaaTGTGCCACTTATGAAATGCTACAAAATAGTATAATCACGGATATGCACCTTAAAATTAGGTAATGTATatccatacattttatttgcataATTTTCATTACAACAGTAAAACTTTCTCAGTACTCATTAAAAAGTACCCTATAAAACTAAAATGGTTTTtggtttataaaaatatatcatgAGCCATGTTAATGTTATTCTAAAAAAGGCATGTTATATGCAGTATACAATGAAACATCcatacatttattgtattgacATAAGATACActagaattatttttaattagtacaatatattttttcatcgtCTTTGGAATTTTAAGTTTGATTTCAGAGAAGGTACTAGTTACGATTATAATTAGTACGTAAATGCATTACAATAAATTGTATTTCCAACATAGTCTTTTCGAAACATTATTATTCAAAGTTTCAGAGTAGatcgatacattttttttttaaagttagcaTTGAGCGTAAACGCGTATACTGTGACGTAATCATTCgaggggggggaaatccatTCACTTCGGCTGCGCTCGTTTCCGCTCGGCTTTTTCCGGCGTCTCATTGTTGCGAGGACTTGCGGAAAAACAAACCGTGAGGTGGCCTTTCCTCTATCCGGCGACATTCTTTTGCTTCGAATCAAAcacatttattgtttattttatctgTACAAGTGAAATAGTTTCCGCGTGGCTACCGAGTGCCTCTTCGGCGTTCCCCGTGGCTCTTCGGTTAAATTCGGCTCTCGTCGTGTCGCTCGTCGGAGGAATGGACGAAGCGGAGTCGGCGACGAAGGCGCTCGGGCTGGATGAACCGCCCCAGCGGGCGGACTCGGATACCGAGTCGGAGGCCGAAGTCTCCACGATGGATGTGATGGCGCCGCCGGGAAACATCGGCATGGGAGCCGAAGCGATGCCGAACCCCGACGAGGCCGAGTCGTCTTTCGCAGGCAAGGCGACGCCGAGCTCCTAGCTAGCCAACAAGGCCGCAAGCTCACGCCGAGTGGCGGGCGCCACAAATCGCAAATTGACCCACTCCCTTTGAACATTGTCAagaaacaaaggctgaaaaacacactttttgtgCGTAATAGTTGTAAGCGAATCGGTCATGCGTTTACAAGCAAAATAAGCGAGTTGTGAGTACAAGTTTCTCCAGACTCCCTTTACTTTTTAAGGAATTTAAGTTTTACGGGAATTGTACGGCGTCACATAGTTATACGTTCCGAAAAAAAGGCTCTTATTTTTAGCTTTCGTGATATCTACAGTTCATCGGCATAAGTAGTTAAATTTGATTCATCCGAGATCCACGTTTTCCCACTTTCTCTCCAAAAGACGAAAAAGTTGTAAACGTTATTCACTTGCTCGGTCATTTTTTTACTCTTCAGTGACTTTTGTCACCTACAACCACCAAACCCTGAGAAGAAGTTgacttattttcacattcaagAATATTTACAGTCCAACGGCGTCATTAGGAAATGTGTTCAGTCAGGATTTACTCAAGCAAGTAGATCAATGTTGTGTTCCaaaagcccccccaaaaattgccaAACCGAACTCACTTTTGCGCTAATTTTGACTTTCCAGTAACTTTGTCACCTGGAATCGCCAAACCCTGAGAAAGAGTTCACTTcttttcatatttaatgatatcTTCAGTCCATCGGCATCATTAGTAAATGTGTTCAATCAAGATTTCACGCAAGCGAGGACTTATTTTGTGTTCCCACTTGGTCTCCAAGAAGCCCCAAAAGTTACCTAATAGAACTCCGCTCACttattttggtcattttaaCTTTGTAGTAAATCTGTCATGTATAATCTTCAAACACTGacaatgactttttattttttatttttttttgataataTCAACAGTTAAATGTGATTTAATCAGGATTCATGCATAAACAAGTGCTTCTGTGTTGAGTAACGGAAGTCTATTCTCTCGTTCATTTTTACTTTGCTGCAACTCTTGCATATCATAATTACAGAGAAGGAATAAACTTGTTTTAGCAtttcatgataaaaaaaaaacaattaattggtCTCACGTAGAGTCATAGGATCGTCAAGTTCAAGAAACAATGCACTCACGTCCACATTTCAACGAGGTCAACAGTTCATTGCCAATCCAGAATAAAtgtgaggggtgggggggaattgcttgacagtaccccatactcccaaagtaCCCCCtacaggacccccccccccccccccccccaagggacacggtcgaacgcgttctccaagtccacaaaacacatctagACTGGCCGCGTATGGTCGTTCCaacccatttattttttatcgaCTCTCCACTATACATGTATAACAACAACACAAGCTGTTGTGTAGTCATCTTGtaataatatttaatgtatttgtgaCGATGAGATGTCCTTGTGCAGAGGTGTCCACGGTGGCGGTGGAAGATGTTCAGGCCGCAGACGACGTATTCACCAACTCGGTGGACGCGGTGGAAAACCTTCCGGAACACGTGCTGGTACAGcagaacacacgcacacgcggtACACAATATACACGTGTATTTGaattggtgtttgtgtgtgacagaGTGGAAGGAGCCCCCTCGAGCTGGGGGAGGGTCTGAGTAGCCAGAAGACCACCCTGATTGTAGTCCACACCGACTCTGGACTTGTAGAGCAGGACACACTCAAGTCCACGTCCGCCATCTCCACTGGTACaagctcacgcacacacacacacacacacacacacacacacacacacacacgcgcgcgtgtTTGTGTCTTTGCGTATGTGTATCCAAACGTGGGcatgcatgatttttttgtttatttttgcctgTGTCTTTGTATGCGTGTGAGTGGGTGTGTGTCTTTTCTGGGTTATgagtttttctgtcttttgtgCCTTTTCTTGTCGtgttcctctgtgtgtgtgtgtgtgtgtgtgtgtgtgtgtgtgtgtcatttcgGGCTGGGAGACAAAAATCGAAGAACCcggctaagtcgacttcaaaaaacAGGTCGACGtagaatttctgcctcgaaaGCTCTACCggagcacacctcaccgctgttctgccgccctcgcacacgtcctgtattattctaacatacttctctgccactccagacttccgcatgcagtaccacagttcctctctgggtactctgtcataggctttctctagatctacaaagacacaatgtagctccttctgaccttctctgtacttttccatcaacatcctcaaggcaaatcatgcatctgtggtactctttctaggcatgaaaccatactgttgctcgcaaatactcacttctgtcctgagtctagcgtccacgactctttcccatagcttcattgtgtggctcatcaacttgattcctctatagttcccacagctctgcacaccacccttgttcttgaaaatgggcagcagcacacttttcctccattcctcaggcaccTTCTCACCCACTAAAATTCTGTTGAAAAAGCTTGTCaaaaatcgattctaaaaagattaaGTTGTCACAACACTACTGTCATTGCATGCCGACGTGTGTCTTTGTGTATGCATCGGTTTCGTGTGTATATGGGTGTGCgtctttctgtgtgtgtctttgtttctttctgtaCACCTATCGTTGTGTACGTGTtactttgcgtgtgtgtgtgtgtgtgtgacgagCTCCCCCGTTTGAACCCTGAGGCCTGGAGACTCCGCCCACCCCGCTGACTCCACCCCTGTCCCAGGACAAAGACCCCGCCTCCAAGTACAACTGGGATCCTTCGGTGTACAACAACGAGTTGCCGGTGCGATGCCGCAACACCGGCGGCGCCCTCTACAAGAACCGCCTCGGCTCAGGTGATCACACCAGCCGCGACGTTGTGTCGTATTCCCGCAATGTCGGCGT contains these protein-coding regions:
- the bet1l gene encoding BET1-like protein, with amino-acid sequence MAADWNRGHGTVEDMLDAENERLADNLATKVSRLKSLAYDIDREAEDQNDYLDGMDSNFLSTTGLLGGSVKRFSTMMRSGRDSRRLMCYVAIGLVVFCFLLYYAVSRMRR